The DNA sequence GCTGTCATAACAGACCCTATTTACATAAACCAGAGAGTTATTGAGCATCCCTGTTACATAAGTTGACCTTGAAATTTTCAGGTCGAGTCCATCAATTCGGTGCAATTATCGCACAATAAGTATGACTAATACCAGTTAAAACTGAATTTTCAAACAAAACCTCTTAAACTTCACCTTTAAGTCTAAATATTGTTCTGGTTTGGTTATTTGCCAAGCATAAGGCATAATCCTTCATCTTCAATAAAACAGAGTTATAAGCTAACTATGCATAATGCTGAAATTACCGGTTGGGGCAAATGTATGCCTACAACACGCCTAACTAACCACGATTTAAGTACTTTTCTCGACACATCTGATGAGTGGATCAGTAGCCGAACCGGAATTAAAGAGCGTTGTGTCTCACACGTTGATATCGCTGAAATGGCTGCAACAGCCGGCTTGCATGCCTTAGCGGCGGCAGGCCTTAGCGTGGATCAACTCGATGCGATTATTTTATGTACCTGTACTCCCGGTACGTCAGTGCCCAGTAGCGCCAGCCGAGTACAACAACTGCTTAAAGCTGATAATGCCGCTGTATTTGATATGAACGCTGCATGTAGTGGCTTTGTCTACGGCATGCAAACAGCTTCTGCACTTATTCAGACCGGAGCAATGCAGCGCATCTTGTTAATTGGTGCTGAACGATTAACCCAACTACTTGATTGGACCAAACGCGATACTGCAGTATTGTTTGGTGATGGCGCAGGCGCGGTAATACTGGAAGCCAATCATGACGCTGACAAAGTAGGCTTTCTAGCGGCTAAATTAGGTTGTGATAGTGAAAAACGTGAAATCCTGTCAATTTCTGATTTCGGCACCAATCGCAAACGTTTTTCAGGGGTTGATACACTGTATAACTTCCAGTTTGAAGG is a window from the Agarivorans sp. TSD2052 genome containing:
- a CDS encoding ketoacyl-ACP synthase III, with amino-acid sequence MHNAEITGWGKCMPTTRLTNHDLSTFLDTSDEWISSRTGIKERCVSHVDIAEMAATAGLHALAAAGLSVDQLDAIILCTCTPGTSVPSSASRVQQLLKADNAAVFDMNAACSGFVYGMQTASALIQTGAMQRILLIGAERLTQLLDWTKRDTAVLFGDGAGAVILEANHDADKVGFLAAKLGCDSEKREILSISDFGTNRKRFSGVDTLYNFQFEGPEIFKRAVKGMGEAATNVLAQANIANDEVNFIVPHQANLRIIDALAKRINAPYENIMVNIEKYGNTSAATVPVALCEALEQGRIKPGDNVLLAAFGAGLTWGAAAIRWGKRVTPLQQSDASLSPCDKSALEIIAPAIEGCKQARQAEA